The genome window GTCATTGTCCAATACTCCTGAGAAATAACACAATAGCTTCAAATTAGAGATGGAGTTCAGCAAGGTTATTATTATGAGAATTCCTTTTGTCAACATTCCCGAAGTGGCGAGTGAATCTGATCCAGTTCtaattcatttttcaattaatttgcACACAATGAAGTCAGTTTTGTCTTCAGAATTTCGGAGTAAATTAAATCCAGTTCTGATTCCTTCAATTTGCAAAGGGAATCAAGTTAATACAAAAATGAGAAGTGAAAACTTGTAGTACAGCAAGGCACTAGAGTCGAGGTACATCCAGCACAATTGCTCTAACAGTGACAGTGACCATTATAAGCAAATTTTCTTTACAAGGTACTGGACTAACAGTCCAAAGTATTTGCACCTTCCACCTCTTCTGAGGCACAACAATCCCATTAAACCATTACTGTTTGGTCTTCAATTATCCGATCCAATCTCTCCAATGTGTTGAAAATCTGGTCTGTATATGGGTGAGACTCATCATCTGCTCCAAATGTGTGGTATGTGCAATCCATCTCGATTGAACTACTTCCGGTTGGCTTCTTGACGTTCTTATCTCTGAGTAGCTTCCTCACTCTAGCTGCATCCTCCCATCTACATGCATCTTCATACATGCTGGCCAGAAGAATATACCTCCCAGCATTTTCAGGGTCCAAAACAAACAACTTCTCTGCAGCTTCTTCGGCGAGCTCTATGTTATTATGTATTCTACAAGCTCCGAGTAAGGCACCATATACATCTTTCCCTGCCTGCATGGGCATGCTCTCAATAAGCTTGACCGCCTGGTCAAGTAACCCAGCTCTTCCCAGAAGGTCTACTACACAAGCATAAtgtttctcatttttctctaCTCCATAATCTCCCATTTCCTCGAAAAGTTCCAGGCCTTTCGTAACCATCCCTGAGTGACTGCAAGTGgacaacaaacacaaaaatacaaCACCATCTGGGTGTAAGCCGGACTCCACAAACTGGGAAAACATTTGGAGTGCCTCATCTGCATGTCCATGCATTCCATAACACCTCATCATTGCGCTCCACAACACTACATTTTTTTCGCTGATTTGATCAAAAATAACTCTGGCAATGGTTACACGGCCACAACTTGCGTACATAGAAATGAGAGCGCTGCCCAAAGCAGCATCAACTTCCACACTTGACTTTATAGTGTAAGAGTGAATCCAAAAGCCCACTTCGATGGCTGATGCTTGAACACAAGCTGGAAGAATGGAAACAAGAGTGGCATGATCAGGCAAGCTTGTGGCATGATCTTGCAACATAGCACGGAAAAGCATGAGAGCCTCATGCGGATATCCATTTGCCGTATACCCCGAAATTATGGAATTCCAACTAACAGAATCTTTCCAAGGGATTTCATCAAATACTCTTCTTGATATCTCAATTTCCTCACACTTAGAATACAAGGCTATAAGAGCATTCCCAACAAACAAATCTGAATGAAGCCCACATTTCACAACATGTCCATGAACAATCTGACCATGCTTTCCATCTTTCATTGCACCACAAGCCTTGAGCACAAAAGGGTATGTGTACTGGTTTGCAGGCACACCACTCAACCTCATTCTATTATACATTTTAAGTGCTTCAACAAAAGGCCCCACATTTGCATAACCCTGAATAACCATGTTCCACACAAAAACGTCTCTCTCCAACAACCTATCAAACACTTTCCGCGCAGTTTCCATGCTTGGTTCGCTGCACTCAACATACTTGCCAACTAGCTTCGCAACAATAAATGGGTTTTGCTCAAAACCTCCGATGATTATCTGGGCATACagttttttgattgatttggtgCTTCTACAGTGTTTTAGCAAGTAGGTATAGTGATAAGAGTCTCTGTAATGAGGGGTCATGTATGTTCTCACACCACCAATGAAAAATCCTAATAACCTAAAGGGTTCCCTCCATGAAACTAATAAAAGCTCTGCTTGCCTAGCTAAACCACTCATTTGGGTCTTCAATAGCAGCACCATCACAGAAGACACAGGCAATCACCCATATGCCACCATGGAAGCAGTCTTTCTGTCCTTGGTAGATAGTTGTTATAGTTGTGTGTAATTGACCAGAGTGTGCCTTGGAATGGCCTGACTGAAGCAGATAATTTGATGCCGATGTTACCTTAATTACTAATTATCGTAGGTAATCCCATATGTAGCAGCAGAATTGTTAACAGCATAGATCATTGACATAAACCTAGAAGAATAATCAATAATGGGTTCAAATATAGCACACCAACCAAATATAGGTTCTTTACATATTAATTTTGGGCgcgaaaacaataaaaataattacaaatttagtGAGGAATGAAACCCGAATActtctatttaaaatatatatatttcatattaCTGTTATATAAATCACTAGCATAcccaatgaaaaatgaaaatgaaaatgttcATTTTGAAATCTTGGGTAAATGGTAGAACGGGTAAAACCCATTAGAGCCCAATAGATTTTGGGCCAAATGACAGTCCTATCCAGCCCATAAATAGCATACACTCAAGAATCCTCTCTAGACACTCAAGCTCAAAGACGAttcaaacttttgtttttggttgcatAAAATTGTAAGTTATGCTTAGCTCTATTTGATACTTGGCTCTAAGTTTGAGAACGTAAAGCAAATACTATAGATCTTCAATACTTACATTAGTCTTAATTTAAGTTAGATTCTTTACTTAACTATAATTAATTAGAGTCCTGCTAAACCAACCCTAAAATTCACTAAGTACACTCTATGATTTAAGtgcattttaatatttttaaatcaaaatgtaaaattaaccaAGTACACCCTACTTAACTATCAAAAATACCCTTAATACACCATAATACACTctataaaacataaactaaaaAACCACACCCTTCTCCACGAAAGGTGAGCGGGGAGAAATGAATCCAACACACTCTCTCTCAATTGGCTTAAGTTCTATTAGTATCTGGTGCGCTTTTCTAAGGATCAGTTCTGGATCCTTTGCATGGTTCTATATATTTTGAGACCTGGAGTTGTTTTTTATGGTAGAGTAGATGAGAAATCAATCTTCCAGTTTTGGTTGAGAAATCaaacttaaattaaattaaatttttttttcaacctaaaccaaataaaccaaaattaatACCTCTGTCGATGATTTTTTCGACATGTCTGAAGCAtccataagacttgtttgtattaATGAATTACTAAATAACGATGAAACAAATTGTTGGAGTTATAATATTAAGGTTTTTGGAAGTAGGATTTTTCGCTTACGTTTGATTAGGGTTCAATATAtcattttttgtcattttatattaggataaattaataattgaataaataatttgatataAGATGTACAcagttaattttaaaattcatttaatAACACTTATTAATTAAACTATGCACCACAACTAGTGTGCCATTGATAAGCTTAATTATGTGTTctctttttaactttttctttcttccttgaggtacTCATTATGCATGGTCTACTATCAATGAAAAATCGTAATATAATCTAATAAAAGGGTGCCTCGGAATGGCCTTGTTGAAGCAGATAAATTATTGAGAGCATTTTTGCTCATCACtttatgacaggacccgacccaatttccactttggagttcgagccaagtcctgtatgtgtccgacacctggcgaatgtcgggcacaaatgacctttttacccttcttacttcaatttctctttaaattttccttagatttctgccgaaaattcggcagagtctcctctgtattttgaccaatcccaaaatatTTCACCTATCAAACAATCTTAAATAATTCCACCCAACTGCGCAAGCTCGGGTAATGTTCGCCGTCGTGTGCTGGTTcgtttggcaccggtctcggagatcAGCTCTAAGCGAGGTGGCCGGTCCGACGTCGGGAAGGGGAGAAGGTCGCTGCGAAACCGAaacgggaggagagagaaaagactgacgggggagaggagagagagctataaaatctgactttttgaccaaattatcattttgcccttcgcggtttttagaccataacttcttcgttacggctccgattcgggtctattccgtgtctacgaactcctttcgccgcgctctacgcaatggcgtaagagaaattcccaaattctttctcgattaaaaagtcaaaattttccccattaaaatatgcgagggcaaacttatctttttgcaagaagatattttccttactttttagatattttctttctttttaaatattttgttttgggttcttacactttaactcaaggtgtatatatttattattcttctcaACATTTGACACGTGTCCATATAAGCATAACCATGATTACATAAAtctaaataaaatgattatgcCTACGGAC of Prunus dulcis chromosome 4, ALMONDv2, whole genome shotgun sequence contains these proteins:
- the LOC117626070 gene encoding pentatricopeptide repeat-containing protein At3g46790, chloroplastic-like is translated as MVLLLKTQMSGLARQAELLLVSWREPFRLLGFFIGGVRTYMTPHYRDSYHYTYLLKHCRSTKSIKKLYAQIIIGGFEQNPFIVAKLVGKYVECSEPSMETARKVFDRLLERDVFVWNMVIQGYANVGPFVEALKMYNRMRLSGVPANQYTYPFVLKACGAMKDGKHGQIVHGHVVKCGLHSDLFVGNALIALYSKCEEIEISRRVFDEIPWKDSVSWNSIISGYTANGYPHEALMLFRAMLQDHATSLPDHATLVSILPACVQASAIEVGFWIHSYTIKSSVEVDAALGSALISMYASCGRVTIARVIFDQISEKNVVLWSAMMRCYGMHGHADEALQMFSQFVESGLHPDGVVFLCLLSTCSHSGMVTKGLELFEEMGDYGVEKNEKHYACVVDLLGRAGLLDQAVKLIESMPMQAGKDVYGALLGACRIHNNIELAEEAAEKLFVLDPENAGRYILLASMYEDACRWEDAARVRKLLRDKNVKKPTGSSSIEMDCTYHTFGADDESHPYTDQIFNTLERLDRIIEDQTVMV